The following are encoded together in the Juglans microcarpa x Juglans regia isolate MS1-56 chromosome 2D, Jm3101_v1.0, whole genome shotgun sequence genome:
- the LOC121249567 gene encoding probable serine/threonine-protein kinase PBL7 isoform X1 — MGCPCFGLCKKGEGSKLKAGEKAREVKENRKPAENVPPSSSKVNVLGSKFNNESRLQLHDTKDESNNPAKSPTFTYRELATATKNFRDESFIGEGGFGVVYKGKLESIGQVVAIKKLDHSGLQGDPEFLVEVLMLTLMRHPNLVTLYGYCAEGNQRLLVYEYMPLGSLEEHLHDRPPDKEPLDWNTRMMIAAGAAKGLEFLHHQAQPPVIFRDLKSSNILLGEGFHPKLSDFGLAKFGPSGDKSHVSTRVMGTQGYCAPEYATSGKLTMKSDIYSFGVVLLELITGRKALDVSHGRDRQLVEWARPIFNERNKYVQLADPLLRGQFSESVLKKAVDVAILCLQEKANNRPSMQDVVAALNYLVSQKYSTNKVIKADIKGTEDNSPNEIDMLDKGIKREQAVAEARSWGETWRDKRRQSTQTSPDGL; from the exons ATGGGTTGCCCTTGCTTTGGGTTGTGCAAGAAAGGGGAGGGGTCAAAGCTGAAGGCCGGCGAGAAGGCCAGAGAGGTTAAGGAGAATCGCAAGCCTGCAGAAAATGTTCCTCCATCGTCTTCTA AAGTCAATGTGCTCGGCTCAAAATTCAACAATGAATCGAGATTGCAATTGCACGACACAAAAGATGAGTCAAATAATCCTGCCAAGTCTCCAACATTCACCTATCGAGAGCTTGCAACTGCAACAAAAAATTTTAGGGACGAAAGTTTCATCGGAGAGGGTGGATTTGGGGTTGTGTACAAGGGGAAGTTAGAGAGCATTGGTCAG GTTGTAGCTATCAAGAAGCTTGACCATTCGGGTCTCCAAGGGGACCCAGAGTTTCTGGTGGAAGTTCTCATGCTCACTCTTATGCGTCACCCTAACCTCGTTACTTTGTATGGTTACTGTGCTGAAGGGAACCAGCGTCTTCTTGTATATGAATACATGCCCTTAGGATCCTTGGAAGAACACCTCCATG ATCGTCCACCAGATAAGGAGCCTTTAGACTGGAACACGAGGATGATGATTGCTGCTGGTGCAGCCAAAGGATTGGAATTTCTGCACCATCAAGCACAACCTCCTGTTATATTCAGGGACTTGAAAtcatctaatatattattgggTGAGGGCTTCCACCCAAAACTTTCTGATTTTGGGCTTGCAAAGTTTGGTCCAAGTGGTGATAAGTCACATGTCTCCACCAGGGTGATGGGCACCCAAGGTTACTGTGCCCCTGAATATGCTACAAGTGGAAAATTGACAATGAAATCTGACATCTACAGTTTTGGGGTAGttttgttggagttgattacCGGACGTAAAGCACTTGATGTCAGCCATGGCCGTGATCGACAACTTGTTGAGTGG GCACGTCCTATATTCAATGAACGCAATAAATATGTGCAATTAGCAGATCCATTGCTGAGAGGTCAGTTCTCGGAATCTGTGTTGAAGAAGGCTGTAGATGTGGCAATCTTGTGTCTCCAAGAAAAGGCCAATAATCGGCCTTCCATGCAGGATGTGGTGGCTGCCTTGAATTATCTGGTGTCCCAAAAGTATAGCACAAATAAGGTTATCAAGGCTGATATTAAGGGCACTGAAGATAACTCTCCAAATGAAATAGATATGTTGGATAAGGGCATAAAAAGGGAGCAAGCTGTTGCAGAGGCCAGGAGTTGGGGAGAGACTTGGAGAGATAAACGACGTCAAAGTACACAGACTAGTCCTGATGGCTTATAA
- the LOC121249567 gene encoding serine/threonine-protein kinase PBS1-like isoform X2, giving the protein MLTLMRHPNLVTLYGYCAEGNQRLLVYEYMPLGSLEEHLHDRPPDKEPLDWNTRMMIAAGAAKGLEFLHHQAQPPVIFRDLKSSNILLGEGFHPKLSDFGLAKFGPSGDKSHVSTRVMGTQGYCAPEYATSGKLTMKSDIYSFGVVLLELITGRKALDVSHGRDRQLVEWARPIFNERNKYVQLADPLLRGQFSESVLKKAVDVAILCLQEKANNRPSMQDVVAALNYLVSQKYSTNKVIKADIKGTEDNSPNEIDMLDKGIKREQAVAEARSWGETWRDKRRQSTQTSPDGL; this is encoded by the exons ATGCTCACTCTTATGCGTCACCCTAACCTCGTTACTTTGTATGGTTACTGTGCTGAAGGGAACCAGCGTCTTCTTGTATATGAATACATGCCCTTAGGATCCTTGGAAGAACACCTCCATG ATCGTCCACCAGATAAGGAGCCTTTAGACTGGAACACGAGGATGATGATTGCTGCTGGTGCAGCCAAAGGATTGGAATTTCTGCACCATCAAGCACAACCTCCTGTTATATTCAGGGACTTGAAAtcatctaatatattattgggTGAGGGCTTCCACCCAAAACTTTCTGATTTTGGGCTTGCAAAGTTTGGTCCAAGTGGTGATAAGTCACATGTCTCCACCAGGGTGATGGGCACCCAAGGTTACTGTGCCCCTGAATATGCTACAAGTGGAAAATTGACAATGAAATCTGACATCTACAGTTTTGGGGTAGttttgttggagttgattacCGGACGTAAAGCACTTGATGTCAGCCATGGCCGTGATCGACAACTTGTTGAGTGG GCACGTCCTATATTCAATGAACGCAATAAATATGTGCAATTAGCAGATCCATTGCTGAGAGGTCAGTTCTCGGAATCTGTGTTGAAGAAGGCTGTAGATGTGGCAATCTTGTGTCTCCAAGAAAAGGCCAATAATCGGCCTTCCATGCAGGATGTGGTGGCTGCCTTGAATTATCTGGTGTCCCAAAAGTATAGCACAAATAAGGTTATCAAGGCTGATATTAAGGGCACTGAAGATAACTCTCCAAATGAAATAGATATGTTGGATAAGGGCATAAAAAGGGAGCAAGCTGTTGCAGAGGCCAGGAGTTGGGGAGAGACTTGGAGAGATAAACGACGTCAAAGTACACAGACTAGTCCTGATGGCTTATAA
- the LOC121249565 gene encoding uncharacterized protein LOC121249565 isoform X3, producing the protein MRSNYSSGGYRRRRVSVRSCLILCALCIALLLLMVALRPVGDPPLDVDFPSLSLRVVGGEADIPNPDRSAGNRAGESQKKCATVEEMGELFKGGFWKESLRVRTIIREHFDLNGASRVRVLPPEQFCRHGFVLGKSSEAGFGNEMYKVLTAATLSIMLNRSLIIGQTRGKYPFGDYISYSNLTLTLKEVKHLWRRNGCERIYRRRLIMRTDDFMKPSETNVLCSNWRKWKQPIIWFQDTTDAMAAQFFLKNIHPEMRNAASNLFGQPELLQSQANVFGELMRVLISPTKDVEEAVNWVIGGGVDPDISLHMRMLTNRSVRAVWAALNCVRKAMRMQHLTSRPKVVLVSDSPSLIKIITPHLSVFAEVLHFDFELFKGNISSDDKGLHNLDFRVKDWGPAPRWVAFVDFFLASRAKYAVISGAHRRVGTTYAQLAAALAAAYGLGDNSTSSSFSFLSSFQGNLLTEGLRLQVGWGHVWSRFAGLLSCRHQPNQCAFTPLLPPAWWDGLWQSPIPRDIRRLAAYGVQLSGFGTVDEDYLRSF; encoded by the exons ATGAGGTCTAACTATTCTTCCGGTGGATATAGAAGGAGACGAGTGTCCGTACGTTCATGTCTGATTCTGTGTGCCCTTTGTATTGCTCTTTTGCTATTGATGGTCGCTCTGAGACCTGTTGGTGATCCTCCCCTGGATGTTGAtttcccctctctttctcttcgtGTCGTTGGCGGTGAGGCGGATATTCCGAATCCCGATCGCAGTGCAGGAAACAGAGCTGGGGAATCGCAGAAAAAGTGCGCCACGGTTGAAGAGATGGGAGAGCTCTTTAAAGGAGGGTTCTGGAAGGAAAGTCTCCGCGTCAGAACCATTATCCGGGAACACTTCGATTTAAATG GGGCCTCAAGAGTCCGAGTTCTTCCTCCAGAGCAGTTCTGCAGACATGGTTTTGTGTTGGGGAAATCATCCGAAGCAGGTTTTGGGAATGAAATGTACAAGGTCCTAACTGCTGCAACATTGAGCATAATGTTGAACCGGTCCTTGATCATCGGGCAAACCAG GGGTAAATATCCTTTCGGGGATTACATTTCTTACTCCAACCTCACCTTAACCTTGAAAGAAGTCAAGCATTTATGGAGACGCAACGGTTGTGAGAGGATATATAGAAGGCGTCTGATAATGAGGACTGATGATTTTATGAAGCCATCTGAAACGAATGTCCTCTGTAGCAATTGGAGGAAATGGAAACAACCAATAATTTG GTTCCAAGATACCACAGATGCTATGGCAGCTCAATTTTTCTTGAAGAACATACACCCTGAGATGAGAAATGCTGCTTCTAATTTATTTGGACAGCCAGAACTTCTCCAATCTCAGGCTAATGTGTTTGGGGAGCTGATGAGAGTTCTGATATCTCCTACAAAAGATGTCGAGGAAGCAGTCAATTGGGTAATTGGCGGGGGGGTGGATCCTGATATCTCATTGCACATGCGGATGCTTACAAATAG GTCCGTGAGAGCGGTATGGGCAGCATTGAATTGCGTGAGAAAAGCCATGCGCATGCAACACCTCACGTCAAGACCAAAAGTGGTTTTAGTGTCAGATAGCCCGtctcttataaaaattatcacACCACATTTGAGTGTATTTGCAGAG GTGcttcattttgattttgagCTTTTCAAAGGAAATATATCCAGTGATGATAAAGGATTGCataatttagattttagagTGAAGGATTGGGGCCCCGCACCTAGATGGGTTGCATTTGTTGACTTCTTTCTTGCATCACGTGCTAAGTATGCTGTTATCTCTGGGGCTCACAGGCGTGTTGGGACTACCTATGCTCAGTTAGCAGCAGCGCTGGCTGCAGCATACGGTCTTG GGGATAATTCTACTAGTTCAAGTTTTTCGTTCTTAAGCAGCTTCCAAGGTAATTTGTTGACGGAAGGTTTGAGGCTTCAGGTTGGGTGGGGACATGTCTGGAGCAGATTTGCTGGTTTGTTGAGTTGTCGTCACCAGCCCAATCAATGTGCTTTCACACCGCTTCTGCCTCCAGCTTGGTGGGATGGACTATGGCAGTCCCCCATTCCACGTGATATTCGAAGGTTGGCTGCGTATGGTGTCCAATTATCGGGTTTTGGAACAGTTGATGAAGATTATCTCCGGTCTTTCT AA
- the LOC121249565 gene encoding uncharacterized protein LOC121249565 isoform X2: protein MRSNYSSGGYRRRRVSVRSCLILCALCIALLLLMVALRPVGDPPLDVDFPSLSLRVVGGEADIPNPDRSAGNRAGESQKKCATVEEMGELFKGGFWKESLRVRTIIREHFDLNGASRVRVLPPEQFCRHGFVLGKSSEAGFGNEMYKVLTAATLSIMLNRSLIIGQTRGKYPFGDYISYSNLTLTLKEVKHLWRRNGCERIYRRRLIMRTDDFMKPSETNVLCSNWRKWKQPIIWFQDTTDAMAAQFFLKNIHPEMRNAASNLFGQPELLQSQANVFGELMRVLISPTKDVEEAVNWVIGGGVDPDISLHMRMLTNRSVRAVWAALNCVRKAMRMQHLTSRPKVVLVSDSPSLIKIITPHLSVFAEVLHFDFELFKGNISSDDKGLHNLDFRVKDWGPAPRWVAFVDFFLASRAKYAVISGAHRRVGTTYAQLAAALAAAYGLGDNSTSSSFSFLSSFQGNLLTEGLRLQVGWGHVWSRFAGLLSCRHQPNQCAFTPLLPPAWWDGLWQSPIPRDIRRLAAYGVQLSGFGTVDEDYLRSFSLQL from the exons ATGAGGTCTAACTATTCTTCCGGTGGATATAGAAGGAGACGAGTGTCCGTACGTTCATGTCTGATTCTGTGTGCCCTTTGTATTGCTCTTTTGCTATTGATGGTCGCTCTGAGACCTGTTGGTGATCCTCCCCTGGATGTTGAtttcccctctctttctcttcgtGTCGTTGGCGGTGAGGCGGATATTCCGAATCCCGATCGCAGTGCAGGAAACAGAGCTGGGGAATCGCAGAAAAAGTGCGCCACGGTTGAAGAGATGGGAGAGCTCTTTAAAGGAGGGTTCTGGAAGGAAAGTCTCCGCGTCAGAACCATTATCCGGGAACACTTCGATTTAAATG GGGCCTCAAGAGTCCGAGTTCTTCCTCCAGAGCAGTTCTGCAGACATGGTTTTGTGTTGGGGAAATCATCCGAAGCAGGTTTTGGGAATGAAATGTACAAGGTCCTAACTGCTGCAACATTGAGCATAATGTTGAACCGGTCCTTGATCATCGGGCAAACCAG GGGTAAATATCCTTTCGGGGATTACATTTCTTACTCCAACCTCACCTTAACCTTGAAAGAAGTCAAGCATTTATGGAGACGCAACGGTTGTGAGAGGATATATAGAAGGCGTCTGATAATGAGGACTGATGATTTTATGAAGCCATCTGAAACGAATGTCCTCTGTAGCAATTGGAGGAAATGGAAACAACCAATAATTTG GTTCCAAGATACCACAGATGCTATGGCAGCTCAATTTTTCTTGAAGAACATACACCCTGAGATGAGAAATGCTGCTTCTAATTTATTTGGACAGCCAGAACTTCTCCAATCTCAGGCTAATGTGTTTGGGGAGCTGATGAGAGTTCTGATATCTCCTACAAAAGATGTCGAGGAAGCAGTCAATTGGGTAATTGGCGGGGGGGTGGATCCTGATATCTCATTGCACATGCGGATGCTTACAAATAG GTCCGTGAGAGCGGTATGGGCAGCATTGAATTGCGTGAGAAAAGCCATGCGCATGCAACACCTCACGTCAAGACCAAAAGTGGTTTTAGTGTCAGATAGCCCGtctcttataaaaattatcacACCACATTTGAGTGTATTTGCAGAG GTGcttcattttgattttgagCTTTTCAAAGGAAATATATCCAGTGATGATAAAGGATTGCataatttagattttagagTGAAGGATTGGGGCCCCGCACCTAGATGGGTTGCATTTGTTGACTTCTTTCTTGCATCACGTGCTAAGTATGCTGTTATCTCTGGGGCTCACAGGCGTGTTGGGACTACCTATGCTCAGTTAGCAGCAGCGCTGGCTGCAGCATACGGTCTTG GGGATAATTCTACTAGTTCAAGTTTTTCGTTCTTAAGCAGCTTCCAAGGTAATTTGTTGACGGAAGGTTTGAGGCTTCAGGTTGGGTGGGGACATGTCTGGAGCAGATTTGCTGGTTTGTTGAGTTGTCGTCACCAGCCCAATCAATGTGCTTTCACACCGCTTCTGCCTCCAGCTTGGTGGGATGGACTATGGCAGTCCCCCATTCCACGTGATATTCGAAGGTTGGCTGCGTATGGTGTCCAATTATCGGGTTTTGGAACAGTTGATGAAGATTATCTCCGGTCTTTCT cATTGCAACTTTGA
- the LOC121249565 gene encoding uncharacterized protein LOC121249565 isoform X1, translating into MRSNYSSGGYRRRRVSVRSCLILCALCIALLLLMVALRPVGDPPLDVDFPSLSLRVVGGEADIPNPDRSAGNRAGESQKKCATVEEMGELFKGGFWKESLRVRTIIREHFDLNGASRVRVLPPEQFCRHGFVLGKSSEAGFGNEMYKVLTAATLSIMLNRSLIIGQTRGKYPFGDYISYSNLTLTLKEVKHLWRRNGCERIYRRRLIMRTDDFMKPSETNVLCSNWRKWKQPIIWFQDTTDAMAAQFFLKNIHPEMRNAASNLFGQPELLQSQANVFGELMRVLISPTKDVEEAVNWVIGGGVDPDISLHMRMLTNRSVRAVWAALNCVRKAMRMQHLTSRPKVVLVSDSPSLIKIITPHLSVFAEVLHFDFELFKGNISSDDKGLHNLDFRVKDWGPAPRWVAFVDFFLASRAKYAVISGAHRRVGTTYAQLAAALAAAYGLGDNSTSSSFSFLSSFQGNLLTEGLRLQVGWGHVWSRFAGLLSCRHQPNQCAFTPLLPPAWWDGLWQSPIPRDIRRLAAYGVQLSGFGTVDEDYLRSFCKSRKTVVRTIPFVL; encoded by the exons ATGAGGTCTAACTATTCTTCCGGTGGATATAGAAGGAGACGAGTGTCCGTACGTTCATGTCTGATTCTGTGTGCCCTTTGTATTGCTCTTTTGCTATTGATGGTCGCTCTGAGACCTGTTGGTGATCCTCCCCTGGATGTTGAtttcccctctctttctcttcgtGTCGTTGGCGGTGAGGCGGATATTCCGAATCCCGATCGCAGTGCAGGAAACAGAGCTGGGGAATCGCAGAAAAAGTGCGCCACGGTTGAAGAGATGGGAGAGCTCTTTAAAGGAGGGTTCTGGAAGGAAAGTCTCCGCGTCAGAACCATTATCCGGGAACACTTCGATTTAAATG GGGCCTCAAGAGTCCGAGTTCTTCCTCCAGAGCAGTTCTGCAGACATGGTTTTGTGTTGGGGAAATCATCCGAAGCAGGTTTTGGGAATGAAATGTACAAGGTCCTAACTGCTGCAACATTGAGCATAATGTTGAACCGGTCCTTGATCATCGGGCAAACCAG GGGTAAATATCCTTTCGGGGATTACATTTCTTACTCCAACCTCACCTTAACCTTGAAAGAAGTCAAGCATTTATGGAGACGCAACGGTTGTGAGAGGATATATAGAAGGCGTCTGATAATGAGGACTGATGATTTTATGAAGCCATCTGAAACGAATGTCCTCTGTAGCAATTGGAGGAAATGGAAACAACCAATAATTTG GTTCCAAGATACCACAGATGCTATGGCAGCTCAATTTTTCTTGAAGAACATACACCCTGAGATGAGAAATGCTGCTTCTAATTTATTTGGACAGCCAGAACTTCTCCAATCTCAGGCTAATGTGTTTGGGGAGCTGATGAGAGTTCTGATATCTCCTACAAAAGATGTCGAGGAAGCAGTCAATTGGGTAATTGGCGGGGGGGTGGATCCTGATATCTCATTGCACATGCGGATGCTTACAAATAG GTCCGTGAGAGCGGTATGGGCAGCATTGAATTGCGTGAGAAAAGCCATGCGCATGCAACACCTCACGTCAAGACCAAAAGTGGTTTTAGTGTCAGATAGCCCGtctcttataaaaattatcacACCACATTTGAGTGTATTTGCAGAG GTGcttcattttgattttgagCTTTTCAAAGGAAATATATCCAGTGATGATAAAGGATTGCataatttagattttagagTGAAGGATTGGGGCCCCGCACCTAGATGGGTTGCATTTGTTGACTTCTTTCTTGCATCACGTGCTAAGTATGCTGTTATCTCTGGGGCTCACAGGCGTGTTGGGACTACCTATGCTCAGTTAGCAGCAGCGCTGGCTGCAGCATACGGTCTTG GGGATAATTCTACTAGTTCAAGTTTTTCGTTCTTAAGCAGCTTCCAAGGTAATTTGTTGACGGAAGGTTTGAGGCTTCAGGTTGGGTGGGGACATGTCTGGAGCAGATTTGCTGGTTTGTTGAGTTGTCGTCACCAGCCCAATCAATGTGCTTTCACACCGCTTCTGCCTCCAGCTTGGTGGGATGGACTATGGCAGTCCCCCATTCCACGTGATATTCGAAGGTTGGCTGCGTATGGTGTCCAATTATCGGGTTTTGGAACAGTTGATGAAGATTATCTCCGGTCTTTCTGTAAGTCAAGAAAAACTGTCGTGAGAACCATCCCATTCGTACTGTAA
- the LOC121249568 gene encoding exocyst complex component EXO70B1, protein METNLPENSPSFGRKLDHPPNPREDTEAVFDANQSSETDRIPKENVGEDDRNVDDEEIVQGELTASSGPVSDPHLDFLKVSENIDEFLSSLPSNTDDNNENENVVPVQIPHELIDTFLDLVEAKLSKLEGAAQCGDPDEDLSFLEAVHRISNLTKSLRQLKLDSHGSQIFNRIGGIHQRAMSFLEEEFRFLLEESRTTGSNTKGRQDQQLQMESESTGDMINFPGYPDDVVSSMNKMAKEMISGGYESECCQVYMAARSNELEESLHKQLGFEKHSIDEVQRMQWESLEREIATWTKAFKQCATLYFSGEKALAEAVFSDHPSISASLFGNLTRGVLIQLLDFAEGVAMTKQRSAEKLFKFLDMYENLRDLMPSMESLFEGECGDDLKTEINLARCRLGETAILMFCDLENSIKFDTGKTPVPGGAVHPLTRYSMNYLKYACEYKDTLEQVFREHSKIERADSINRPQYLEDETQSLNNQNETQSRSPFSAQLMRVMELLDSNLEGKAKLYKDVALSNIFMMNNGRYILQKIKGSTEIHGLMGDTWCRKRSSDMRQYHKNYQRETWNKLLGCLNHEGLNVNGKVVKPVLKERFKSFNQMFDEIHKTQSTWVVSDEQLQSELRVSISAVVIPAYRSFLGRFSQYLQAGRQTEKYVKFQPEDIEDCLDKLFEGNPASTARRRP, encoded by the coding sequence ATGGAGACCAACCTTCCAGAAAATTCCCCCAGCTTTGGCCGTAAACTGGACCATCCCCCAAATCCCCGCGAGGACACAGAGGCTGTTTTTGATGCAAATCAATCCTCTGAGACCGATCGAATTCCAAAGGAGAACGTCGGAGAGGACGACCGCAATGTAGATGATGAGGAGATTGTCCAAGGAGAACTGACCGCATCTTCAGGTCCTGTGTCCGATCCCCATCTCGACTTCCTGAAGGTTTCCGAGAATATCGATGAGTTTCTCTCGTCTCTCCCCTCTAATACAGATGACAACAATGAAAACGAAAACGTCGTTCCCGTACAAATCCCTCATGAGTTGATCGATACGTTCTTGGATCTCGTGGAAGCCAAGCTTTCAAAGCTCGAGGGGGCAGCCCAGTGCGGTGATCCGGACGAGGACTTGTCGTTTCTTGAAGCTGTGCATCGTATATCCAACCTGACCAAATCCCTCCGTCAATTGAAATTAGACTCTCACGGCTCTCAGATATTCAATCGCATCGGAGGCATTCACCAGCGAGCCATGTCGTTTCTGGAGGAGGAATTCCGGTTTCTCCTAGAAGAATCTCGGACCACCGGGTCCAATACGAAAGGGAGGCAAGATCAGCAGCTACAGATGGAATCTGAATCAACCGGAGACATGATCAATTTCCCGGGGTACCCCGACGATGTCGTGTCAAGTATGAACAAAATGGCGAAGGAGATGATATCCGGTGGCTACGAATCTGAGTGTTGCCAGGTTTACATGGCGGCGAGGAGCAACGAGTTGGAAGAGAGCTTGCACAAGCAGTTAGGGTTCGAGAAGCACAGCATCGACGAGGTCCAGAGGATGCAATGGGAGTCGCTAGAGCGGGAGATCGCCACGTGGACCAAAGCCTTCAAGCAATGCGCCACCCTGTACTTCTCCGGAGAGAAGGCCCTAGCCGAGGCGGTCTTCTCGGACCATCCCTCCATCTCCGCCAGCCTCTTTGGCAATCTCACTCGCGGCGTGCTCATACAGCTTCTTGACTTCGCCGAAGGCGTGGCAATGACGAAGCAGCGATCGGCGGAGAAGCTGTTCAAGTTCCTCGACATGTACGAGAACTTGCGAGATCTGATGCCATCTATGGAATCCCTGTTTGAAGGTGAGTGCGGGGATGACCTCAAGACGGAGATAAACTTGGCACGTTGCCGTCTGGGAGAGACGGCGATACTTATGTTCTGCGATCTCGAGAACTCGATCAAGTTCGACACGGGGAAAACTCCGGTACCAGGAGGAGCGGTCCACCCCCTGACTCGCTACTCGATGAATTACCTAAAATACGCATGCGAGTACAAGGACACCTTGGAGCAAGTCTTCAGAGAGCATTCTAAGATCGAACGTGCAGACTCGATTAACAGACCACAGTATTTAGAAGATGAAACGCAGAGTCTAAATAATCAGAACGAAACCCAGTCTAGGTCCCCGTTTTCGGCGCAGTTGATGAGAGTGATGGAATTGTTGGACTCCAATCTGGAAGGCAAGGCTAAGCTGTATAAGGACGTGGCTTTGAGCAACATCTTCATGATGAACAACGGGCGGTACATCCTACAGAAGATAAAAGGGTCCACGGAGATCCATGGGTTAATGGGCGACACCTGGTGCCGCAAGCGGTCGTCGGATATGAGGCAGTACCACAAGAACTACCAAAGAGAGACGTGGAATAAGCTATTGGGCTGTCTGAACCACGAGGGGTTGAACGTAAACGGGAAGGTGGTGAAGCCGGTTCTGAAGGAGAGATTCAAGAGCTTCAACCAGATGTTCGACGAGATACACAAGACGCAGAGCACCTGGGTGGTCAGCGACGAGCAACTTCAGTCGGAGCTTCGGGTGTCGATATCGGCGGTGGTGATTCCTGCGTACCGATCGTTCTTAGGAAGATTCTCGCAGTACTTGCAAGCTGGGAGACAAACGGAGAAGTACGTGAAGTTCCAACCTGAAGATATAGAAGACTGCCTTGACAAGCTATTTGAAGGGAATCCCGCGTCGACTGCCAGGAGGAGACCATAG